The following DNA comes from Erigeron canadensis isolate Cc75 chromosome 3, C_canadensis_v1, whole genome shotgun sequence.
AGATTATTGTATATACATGACTACATGAgtgaacaaaataaataattagaCAGTTGGAATGTGCCTATATATCATTCAAGCCTTCCTTCCTAATTAATTCCTTGACATCTTAAagaaagataatatatatatatatatgtgtgtgtgtgtgtcgtCATTATAATCAAAAGTACGAAAGCTATCTATAAATTCTGTTGCCGACTTGCACAGTTGTTATTACAATGATTAGCTTAGATGTGGTGCATTCCTAGAGATAGAATAAGTTggcttaattaaaaattaaataaggtCATGAGGATTAACTTATAAGACAAATGTGGGTTCTACCAAAAAAGAAACTAACAACGTCGATCATAtcattgttcttgttcatgctgtggtttctttttctttcttaatttgcatctatctatctatctgtAGAAGATATATGCAACTGCATGCCCactaattttaatttgaatgtCCTTTTGCGATCTTAGACTAATATCACTTTTTTAATGTCCTATCGTCTCAGATCTTTGACTAATATAGTAATATCATCAGTAGGCCAAATTTGAGCGTATTGGGCTTTAGGCCCCTAAATGAAAGATGAAATCATTAGTCTGTTGGGCCGTGTAACTGGGCTGATGTCTATTTTAGTTCTACAAATAAGTGTCACAATAAATTTCGTTTACGGAGATATAAAGACAAAAGTATTTTTCCATACTCAACAACAGTTTAATACTCCTATACTGATATTCGATACATGATAATTAGAtgtatctattatatatatatatatattattatcaatCAATGCTAATTGTTTGATCAAACTCACATGGTTCATATATCCTTCACAGGATAATGCTATAATTATTACTGTATTGTTAACCATACTAAAACTGGGCAACATTGTATCGTAAATAGATGCAcaaaattaaatgttttactttttggtcaAAGAAATGACAATGAGCAAGGGCTTTGTTTCCTCAGTATTAGCCAGATGTTCATCCATATACTTTTCAAACTTCTGAAATATCAAGTCCATTGCAGAACTTCCAAAATAAGTTATCAGCATCGGTTCAGATCCAGCCCTTATCATCTTTGCAGCCCTTTTTCCAAGGCTTTGCTGATTACGAGCTTTGACGTTTCCATGATCATCATCGGTGTCATCCGTATACCAATTGACTTCAAACGTGTCCAAGGTGTCGAGAGAAAATGATCCTTGAATGTGAACCAGATCCCTAACTTCATCCTTATAAGGATTATACGTTGGAACATTGAATGCGGCTATTTGAGATTCTGTAACTATCCCCTGCGCGCAACAATTATTGTATATACCATAACAATATAATTAGTTGGGAAATGAGAAACTAACTTATATATAAGCACTTGAAAAAAACATATACCTCCTTAACCATGTCAGCAAGAGATCTGGTGAACAACTCCCATAAATTGACATGACTATTATTACAATATGGATCAACATTGGATCGGCCTCCAAATGTGAGAAGCATATGCCCTCCACGAATAATCTCTTTAGAACGTGATTCTAAAAATGCAGTAAAATCGTTTTGAAATTGCATCTTATACATCTCAAACACATTTGGAGGACTTGTTTTTGCCATGAAGACATTCAGCCCATTATTCTCAATGTCTTTAGGTACCTGACAATAAACTCGATATATAGTTAATGTCCAATCCTATATTGATGAAAGCAACTTTTAAGTATATATCTGTAACAGTTTTTATGCCCATTCAAAAATGAAGCTTAATTAGCTGACCTGAGAAAGCCAGTGAAGGCAGCCAGAGGAATGAAAAAAGTGGATGCTCTGATCCGGAAATAGCCTTCCATAAAAAGAACCTGGCACGGCTGAAATGAAACAGCGCCCAAAATTTTCTTCGTTATCCTTGTTACGCTTTGCATAGAACGTTGGCAGTGATCCGAAGAGGGTGTTGAAGTCATTTCCAAACAGGTCATTTAAGAACACTTGAAATTGTGGGGGTTTAAGCTTCTTTTCTTTACACACCTCATGGACTTCCTCCATAATGTTAGATACGAAAAACAGTGTGTTTGGTCCTGAAGAACAGCCCAAATCGGCTATATGAAAACATGGTGGAAAACCATCAGGATCGTTAGCTATTCCTTTGATTATCTCCTTTAGTATGGGATGCACTTTCCTTATCAATGATTCCTGATACACAAACAATCATATCGTTAAGTTGTTTGAAGTCAATAGTCAGTACcatgatataaatatatgctCTTTTAACGCATACACGTTGATCATGGTCTAATCAGTCTTGTgatatactccgtattacaCAAAAGTTctataacaaaaatatactcatatatagatataatgcgatatatatatatagaatgatATACTTGATTGGAGGAATTGATGGCATAACTGAATTCCCCATTGCCACCATTCATGTGCAGGAAGTCTTTTATGGCGGGTTTTCTATCACTTGCCATCGCATGCAGTTGCATTTCCTGAACACtataatggtatatatatagttacctTTTGTTACAGTAATCTATCAATGTCAGCAAGTATATATAGCATAAATTACACAACCCGTGTTCGATATCATTTTTTGGGGATGTAAATAAACCACTGAACAAACATCAAAGATGCTTCTGTTCGTGTTGATTCGTTTAAGTTGATGAATAGTTCACCAACATATTCAAATTTGTCAATTAAGAAAACCAGTTCATTAGATTGTGTTCATAAACATATACAAATGAACATGTAAATGAACGAAAACAAACACTAATGTGAATCATTAGGATATGAACATCCAAAATCTGAATATAGCTATACATTTATtcataaattaaatatgaatattaataaattttataaagacATTCAGGTAGTTAAAGAGAGTCTAAAAGTCATAAATCCGAACATATATAAGTAAACATATACAAAAGAATGTACTCATTGATCATAGATCAATCTGTTCTTACACCCTTTTACCACAGGGTATGTATGGTTTGCAAATAAAAGGTCCTTGTTTCTGGCCCGTGTGGGTTCTTATGTGTACCCGGAGTCATCTTCATGCAGGGGGACACACAGGGTCGTTGCATTCATATTTTTTACAGtaaatttactttattttctaTTAACCGAAACTATCTCTGATAATAATAGAACAACTCATGTTCCTGGGTTTCATTCCAAGAGATAATAGCCACTACTAAATGGGCTAACCCCGTGGTGGTTCATTCACTATTTGATACAAAATTTCCCTAAATCATTTCTCTTAATATCTTAGGAGGCGATTGATCAAatgcaaaataaataaataaaatgataaggCCGCTACATCTGAGTCCTTGGGATTTACCCCAATTCAACATTTCATACtccttatgtctttcagccaaatgttggtcacgAGTTCAACACCTATGAAATGTATATTGGGAAGTCTATGTCAATGAGGTGGGGCATAGGGGGATTTCTCTAATTATTAGCTGGTTTCCTCCAAAACGAGAGTgagacttccaccgccagtcatgccctcggattgactgtggtAGTGACATGATCGATCTTTAACGGACAATGAAGAAACaatgccgctgagtccaatcaccacttttaaaaaaatggtgCTACATCCGAGACAAAAATAGCTATCAATAATAATCCATTCCTAAATAATGAAAAAACTCCTTGTTTGCCCATTTAGAATCTATAAATCATCACATGGATAGTGATTAACTTAGAGAACCCATGTTTTAACCATTTTTGTTCAATAATCATCACAAATTAAGTGATTATCTTAAGGTTTTCGTGTGTTAACGGATCAATAACCTAGTGAAtggttaaaaacttaaaatgattGTAATGAACTACATAATTAAACTTGTTATTACAGTTACCATGTTTATTCATAAATTTCAAACAATAAAAACGAAATAAGAGTAAATTGTCATATTTTACTTTCAAATTTATAGTTTCCATATTTAAGCATACTTTCCCTAATCAACCAAATATTTTAACATGACCTAGCACCTAAAAATCCAATTTAGTGAAAAGTTTACGCACGCTTAACTATAACTCCATATTTAGAAGAAAGAAAACCAAGATGATTAAAATTTCCCTTCAATTGCGattgtcttttttcttttacctaATACCTACATTTAAGAGACGATTTGCAATTATGGCCAAAAGGTAATGGCGTTTGGAGTATGGCTAGATGACCATTTACTAGAATTAGGTCGTGTAAAATAATGATATCTAGAGTATCATAGGTAACTTTTTTTAGCACAAGATGAATATTATAACATGAACCGGTTGAAAATGATACATCCGGgcccaaaatattacataaagaGCAGAGGGTTTTTAAGCCACCCATCCCAACAAATCTTATGTTTCCTACTCCTATTATGGTATCGTAAAAACGAATGGGTaacaataaaattaaagagaacAACATCCCGGATCTTATTTGGAGAAAAGTTTTATAGGTAATTTTAGCAAAAATTTCTTGTCTATGTTAAGGAAAAGATCTCTACACAACACTTTTTAATCATACACAATACTGTATgcattatacaattatacagtataattatataatgcatatatatttgttgtgtatGGTAAAATTAAGTTGTGTAGGGATTACCATATATGTTATTATGGTATTTGTTTTTTCACAAtagtagtgttttttttttttatgtgatgacaataagaaagaaataaaatgaatgTACAAAAAAGACATATTTAACCTTCTATAAAACTATCATATTCCCCCTTTGTAGTTTATCGATCTTAATCTTACTTTCCTAAATTTGCTGgaaattttttctttcttccaaATATAGTTATGGTTACGTATGCATCAGATTTTTACTCAATTagatttttaaactaaaaatataacaGAATTTGATCTATACGTAACTATAACCATatttggaaaaaagaaaaatgcttAAAAATCTCTTCTAATGTAATTGGTTTCTACCTAATACTTATTATTAAAGCAAACGGGGAATATGGTCAGATAGATGAGTATGAAAAGCAAAGAGATACTAGCACAAATGTGGATGAGAGCTACA
Coding sequences within:
- the LOC122592173 gene encoding benzoate carboxyl methyltransferase-like, whose product is MASDRKPAIKDFLHMNGGNGEFSYAINSSNQESLIRKVHPILKEIIKGIANDPDGFPPCFHIADLGCSSGPNTLFFVSNIMEEVHEVCKEKKLKPPQFQVFLNDLFGNDFNTLFGSLPTFYAKRNKDNEENFGRCFISAVPGSFYGRLFPDQSIHFFHSSGCLHWLSQVPKDIENNGLNVFMAKTSPPNVFEMYKMQFQNDFTAFLESRSKEIIRGGHMLLTFGGRSNVDPYCNNSHVNLWELFTRSLADMVKEGIVTESQIAAFNVPTYNPYKDEVRDLVHIQGSFSLDTLDTFEVNWYTDDTDDDHGNVKARNQQSLGKRAAKMIRAGSEPMLITYFGSSAMDLIFQKFEKYMDEHLANTEETKPLLIVISLTKK